A stretch of the Bordetella genomosp. 8 genome encodes the following:
- the rfaE1 gene encoding D-glycero-beta-D-manno-heptose-7-phosphate kinase produces MTAFPVGDISCRRILVVGDVMLDRYWFGEVDRVSPEAPVPIVRVARREDRLGGAANVARNVAALGGQATLIGVIGADEAGERIHALAHDAGITPGLVADAGHPTTLKMRVLGRQQQLLRVDFEEAPRPSTLDALDAEFQRHLQDHDVVVLSDYAKGALGRVQELIAHARRAGVPVLVDPKGDHYDIYRGATLVTPNRAEMQQAVGRWTSEDDLATRAQALRAGLQLEALLVTRSEQGMTLFTDDGREHVDAQAHEVFDVSGAGDTVLATLAVTRAVGMPWPQAMRWANRAGGVVVGKLGTSTVTAKELGELS; encoded by the coding sequence ATGACCGCTTTTCCCGTTGGCGACATCTCGTGTCGCCGCATCCTTGTCGTGGGTGACGTCATGCTGGACCGCTACTGGTTCGGCGAGGTCGACCGCGTGTCGCCCGAGGCTCCCGTGCCCATCGTCCGGGTGGCGCGCCGCGAGGACCGCCTGGGCGGCGCCGCCAACGTCGCGCGCAACGTCGCGGCGCTGGGCGGGCAGGCCACCCTGATCGGCGTCATCGGCGCGGACGAAGCCGGCGAACGCATCCATGCCCTGGCGCATGATGCCGGCATCACGCCGGGCCTGGTGGCTGATGCGGGCCATCCCACCACCTTGAAAATGCGGGTCCTTGGCCGCCAGCAGCAGCTGCTGCGCGTCGATTTCGAGGAAGCGCCGCGGCCCTCCACGCTGGACGCGCTGGATGCGGAGTTCCAGCGCCATCTGCAGGACCACGACGTCGTGGTCCTGTCGGATTACGCCAAAGGGGCATTGGGCCGGGTCCAGGAACTGATTGCACATGCGCGCCGGGCGGGCGTGCCGGTGCTGGTGGATCCCAAGGGAGACCACTACGATATCTATCGCGGCGCCACGCTGGTGACGCCGAACCGGGCGGAAATGCAGCAGGCGGTGGGACGCTGGACGTCGGAAGACGACCTGGCCACTCGCGCCCAGGCCTTGCGCGCGGGCCTGCAGCTCGAAGCATTGCTGGTGACGCGGTCCGAACAGGGCATGACCCTGTTCACCGACGATGGCCGCGAGCATGTCGATGCCCAGGCGCACGAAGTATTCGACGTATCGGGCGCCGGCGACACCGTGCTGGCCACGCTGGCGGTGACCCGCGCGGTGGGCATGCCCTGGCCGCAAGCCATGCGCTGGGCCAACCGCGCCGGCGGCGTGGTGGTCGGCAAGCTGGGCACATCGACCGTCACCGCGAAGGAATTGGGAGAATTGTCATGA
- the lapB gene encoding lipopolysaccharide assembly protein LapB, translating into MDFEPWWLIFVPLLFALGWLAARFDIRQMLSENRVLPDSYFRGLNFLLNEEPDRAIDAFVEVAKLDPETTELHFALGSLFRRRGEMERAIRVHQSLLNRADLPVEEREHAQHELAQDFLKAGMLDRAEAGFKQLRDTRYSLQALRSLIRIYESEHDWPRAIDAVKTLRGLVDEPVPQLVHYHCEMAQQAMALQPPNLDAAQAALDAADHAASIVTEASSPSKGSLVRIAMLRARLAALEGDAKRERLHLESILTDEPEYSGLVAEALLNSYQANHDAASALDLLQKQYDQFPSLDLFNVVFRELRAQRGAAPAWAFARSALRHHPSLLGLDRLLEAELAAPGGDGEVSPVPGADLSLLRSLIHKHTQRLDRYACRSCGFQARRYYWQCPGCNAWETYAPRRLEELE; encoded by the coding sequence GTGGATTTTGAACCCTGGTGGTTGATTTTCGTCCCCCTGTTGTTCGCGCTCGGCTGGTTGGCCGCGCGCTTCGATATCCGGCAGATGCTGTCGGAAAACCGCGTCCTGCCGGATTCCTATTTCCGCGGCCTGAATTTCCTGCTGAACGAAGAGCCTGACCGGGCCATCGACGCCTTCGTCGAAGTCGCCAAGCTGGATCCCGAAACGACCGAACTGCACTTCGCCCTGGGCAGCCTGTTCCGCCGCCGTGGCGAGATGGAGCGCGCCATCCGGGTGCACCAGAGCCTGCTCAACCGGGCTGACCTGCCGGTGGAAGAGCGCGAACATGCCCAGCACGAACTGGCCCAGGATTTCCTCAAGGCCGGCATGCTGGATCGCGCCGAGGCGGGATTCAAGCAACTGCGCGATACCCGCTATTCGCTACAGGCCCTGCGTTCGCTCATCCGGATCTACGAATCCGAGCACGACTGGCCGCGCGCCATCGATGCCGTGAAGACGCTGCGCGGCCTGGTGGATGAACCCGTGCCTCAGCTGGTGCATTACCACTGCGAAATGGCGCAGCAGGCGATGGCGCTGCAGCCTCCCAACCTCGACGCGGCGCAGGCCGCGCTCGACGCCGCCGACCACGCGGCCAGCATCGTCACCGAAGCCAGTTCGCCCAGCAAGGGATCGCTGGTCCGTATCGCCATGCTGCGCGCCCGGCTGGCGGCGTTGGAAGGCGACGCCAAGCGCGAGCGCCTGCACCTGGAATCCATCCTGACCGACGAGCCCGAATACTCGGGGCTGGTCGCGGAAGCCCTGCTCAACAGCTACCAGGCCAACCACGACGCGGCCTCTGCGCTGGACCTGCTGCAGAAGCAGTACGACCAGTTTCCATCGCTGGATCTGTTCAACGTCGTGTTCCGCGAGCTGCGCGCGCAGCGCGGCGCGGCGCCGGCGTGGGCCTTCGCCCGTTCGGCCTTGCGCCATCATCCCTCGCTGCTGGGCCTGGATCGCCTGCTGGAAGCCGAGCTGGCCGCTCCCGGCGGCGATGGCGAAGTCAGCCCGGTCCCCGGCGCCGACCTCAGCCTGTTGCGCAGCCTGATCCATAAACACACGCAGCGCCTGGACCGCTATGCATGCCGTTCCTGCGGCTTCCAGGCGCGACGCTATTATTGGCAATGTCCTGGTTGCAACGCATGGGAAACCTATGCGCCGCGCCGTCTGGAAGAACTGGAATGA
- a CDS encoding LapA family protein, protein MRYFVWALRLIVFVAVLMFALKNTNPVQVNFYGDYIMHDVPLIVVMLVTFVVGAIFGLLLTVPAAMRRRREAVRLRKELDRVQAAMNNQPGQPVNVPPEVIAPMSPL, encoded by the coding sequence ATGCGCTATTTCGTCTGGGCGCTGCGACTCATCGTATTTGTCGCGGTGCTGATGTTCGCGCTCAAGAACACCAACCCCGTCCAGGTCAACTTCTACGGCGACTACATCATGCACGATGTACCGCTGATCGTCGTCATGCTGGTCACTTTCGTGGTGGGCGCCATATTCGGCCTGTTGCTGACGGTGCCCGCGGCCATGCGGCGGCGGCGCGAAGCCGTGCGCCTGCGCAAGGAACTCGATCGCGTGCAGGCGGCCATGAACAACCAGCCCGGCCAGCCCGTGAATGTGCCGCCGGAGGTCATTGCTCCCATGTCGCCCCTGTGA
- a CDS encoding integration host factor subunit beta, which yields MTKSELIAALAARYPTLAARDTDFAVKTILDAMAQALAAGQRIEIRGFGSFSLSRRSPRIGRNPKSGEQVLVPGKQVPHFKAGKELRERVDLDGSDDASSNASGDNVEASVSSVGAHAML from the coding sequence GTGACCAAGTCGGAGCTTATCGCCGCCTTGGCGGCCCGCTATCCCACGCTGGCCGCCCGCGATACCGATTTCGCCGTAAAAACGATACTCGACGCGATGGCCCAGGCACTTGCCGCCGGCCAACGCATCGAGATCCGGGGGTTCGGCAGTTTTTCGTTATCGCGGCGTTCGCCTCGCATCGGCCGCAATCCGAAGTCGGGCGAACAGGTGCTGGTGCCTGGCAAGCAGGTGCCGCATTTTAAGGCGGGCAAGGAACTTCGCGAACGTGTCGACCTGGACGGCAGCGACGATGCATCGTCGAATGCCTCCGGCGACAACGTGGAAGCCTCGGTATCGAGCGTCGGTGCTCACGCCATGCTTTGA
- the rpsA gene encoding 30S ribosomal protein S1 → MDFNSMSSNPSTAVLDAMGGESFADLFASSLKSQDMKSGEVISAEVVRIDHNFVVVNAGLKSEALIPLEEFLNDQGEVEVNPGDFVSVAIDSLENGYGDTILSRDRAKRLSAWLQLEQALDNGELVTGTITGKVKGGLTVMTNGIRAFLPGSLVDLRPVKDTTPYEGKTLEFKVIKLDRKRNNVVLSRRQVLEASMGEERQKLLETLHEGAVVKGVVKNITDYGAFVDLGGIDGLLHITDMAWRRVRHPSEVLQVGQEVEAKVLKFDQEKSRVSLGVKQLGEDPWVGLARRYPQGTRLFGKVTNLTDYGAFVEVEAGIEGLVHVSEMDWTNKNVDPRKVVTLGEEVEVMVLEIDEDRRRISLGMKQCRQNPWEEFATNFKRGDKVQGAIKSITDFGVFVGLPGGIDGLVHLSDLSWTETGEEAVRNFKKGDEIEAVVLGIDTDKERISLGIKQLEGDPFNNFVATHDKGAVVPGTIKSVEPKGAVVTLSVDVEGYLRASEISSGRVEDATTVLNAGDNIEAMIVNVDRKTRSIQLSIKARDNAETADTIQRMSEASASSGTTNLGALLKAKLDQQRNDG, encoded by the coding sequence ATGGATTTCAACTCAATGTCTTCCAATCCTTCTACCGCTGTCCTCGACGCCATGGGCGGCGAAAGCTTTGCCGATCTGTTCGCTTCGAGCCTCAAGAGCCAGGACATGAAGTCCGGCGAGGTCATCAGCGCCGAAGTCGTGCGTATCGACCACAACTTCGTCGTCGTCAATGCTGGCCTCAAGTCCGAAGCACTGATCCCGCTGGAAGAGTTCCTGAACGACCAGGGCGAAGTCGAAGTCAACCCTGGCGATTTCGTCTCCGTTGCGATCGACTCGCTGGAAAACGGCTATGGCGACACCATCCTGTCGCGCGACCGCGCCAAGCGCCTGTCGGCCTGGCTGCAGCTCGAACAGGCCCTGGATAACGGCGAACTGGTCACCGGCACCATCACCGGCAAGGTGAAGGGCGGCCTGACCGTCATGACCAACGGCATCCGCGCGTTCCTGCCCGGTTCGCTGGTGGACCTGCGTCCGGTCAAGGACACCACCCCGTACGAAGGCAAGACCCTCGAATTCAAGGTCATCAAGCTCGACCGCAAGCGCAACAACGTCGTGCTGTCGCGCCGCCAGGTGCTGGAAGCCAGCATGGGCGAAGAGCGCCAGAAGCTGCTGGAAACGCTGCACGAAGGCGCGGTGGTCAAGGGCGTGGTCAAGAACATCACCGACTACGGCGCGTTCGTCGACCTGGGCGGTATCGATGGCCTGCTGCACATCACCGACATGGCATGGCGCCGCGTGCGTCACCCCTCCGAAGTCCTGCAAGTGGGCCAGGAAGTGGAAGCCAAGGTCCTCAAGTTCGACCAGGAAAAGAGCCGCGTCTCGCTGGGCGTCAAGCAGCTGGGCGAAGATCCGTGGGTCGGCCTGGCCCGTCGCTATCCGCAAGGCACCCGCCTGTTCGGCAAGGTCACCAACCTGACCGACTACGGCGCGTTCGTCGAAGTCGAAGCCGGCATCGAAGGCCTGGTGCACGTGTCCGAAATGGACTGGACCAACAAGAACGTCGATCCGCGCAAGGTTGTCACCCTGGGCGAAGAAGTCGAAGTCATGGTCCTGGAAATCGACGAAGACCGTCGCCGTATCTCGCTGGGCATGAAGCAGTGCCGCCAGAATCCGTGGGAAGAATTTGCCACGAACTTCAAGCGTGGCGACAAGGTGCAGGGCGCGATCAAGTCCATCACCGACTTCGGCGTGTTCGTCGGCCTGCCCGGCGGCATCGATGGCCTGGTGCACCTGTCCGACCTGTCCTGGACGGAAACCGGCGAAGAAGCCGTTCGCAACTTCAAGAAGGGCGACGAAATCGAAGCCGTGGTTCTGGGCATCGACACCGACAAGGAACGCATCTCGCTGGGCATCAAGCAGCTGGAAGGCGATCCGTTCAACAACTTCGTCGCGACCCATGACAAGGGCGCGGTCGTTCCTGGCACGATCAAGTCGGTCGAGCCCAAGGGCGCCGTGGTGACGCTGTCGGTGGACGTGGAAGGCTACCTGCGCGCGTCCGAGATCTCCTCGGGTCGTGTCGAAGACGCCACCACCGTGCTGAACGCCGGCGACAACATCGAAGCCATGATCGTCAACGTCGATCGCAAGACGCGTTCGATCCAGTTGTCCATCAAGGCGCGTGACAACGCCGAAACCGCGGATACGATCCAGCGCATGTCTGAAGCCAGCGCTTCGTCGGGCACCACCAACCTGGGCGCCCTGCTGAAGGCCAAGCTGGACCAGCAGCGCAACGACGGTTAA
- the cmk gene encoding (d)CMP kinase yields the protein MTDTGGTASDAAAGQAPAGLVPVITIDGPTASGKGTVAHGVARRLGWTVLDSGALYRLTALAALERGIAADDQDGLAEAARTLPVRFEGQHIYLDGREVGYDIRQEQVGNLASRVAAYGPVRQALLDRQRAFRRGPGLVADGRDMGTVVFPDAGLKIFLVADVQARAERRRKQLMEKGISANLEDLLRDMRERDARDTQRAVAPLAPAADAVVLDSSKMTAQETVQAILDLWNGQRSVAARRLR from the coding sequence ATGACGGATACAGGCGGTACGGCTTCGGATGCGGCTGCCGGGCAGGCACCGGCGGGGCTGGTGCCCGTGATCACCATCGACGGCCCGACGGCCTCGGGCAAGGGTACCGTCGCGCACGGCGTGGCGCGCCGCCTGGGTTGGACCGTGCTCGACAGTGGCGCGCTGTATCGCCTGACGGCGCTGGCGGCGCTGGAGCGGGGCATCGCCGCGGACGACCAGGATGGCCTGGCAGAGGCCGCCCGCACGCTCCCCGTCCGCTTCGAGGGCCAGCATATCTACCTGGACGGCCGCGAGGTCGGTTATGACATCCGGCAGGAGCAGGTCGGCAACCTGGCCTCGCGCGTGGCCGCCTACGGTCCCGTGCGGCAAGCCCTGCTGGACCGGCAACGCGCTTTTCGCCGCGGCCCCGGGCTGGTGGCCGATGGCCGCGATATGGGCACCGTCGTTTTTCCCGACGCCGGCCTGAAGATTTTCCTGGTCGCCGATGTCCAGGCACGGGCCGAAAGGCGGCGTAAGCAGTTGATGGAAAAGGGTATTTCTGCTAATCTAGAAGACCTTTTGCGAGATATGCGCGAGCGTGACGCCCGCGATACCCAGCGCGCGGTGGCTCCTCTGGCGCCCGCCGCGGACGCCGTGGTGTTGGATTCGTCGAAAATGACGGCTCAGGAAACGGTGCAAGCCATACTCGATCTGTGGAACGGCCAGCGTAGTGTCGCGGCCCGGCGGTTGCGATAA
- the aroA gene encoding 3-phosphoshikimate 1-carboxyvinyltransferase, translated as MSGPSFLDLPRATRARGTVTLPGSKSISNRVLLLAALADGTTNITGLLDSDDTRVMLAALAALGVTLDEQGDGRVTVRGAERFRQPAAELFLGNAGTAVRPLTAALALMGGDYGVSGVPRMHERPIGDLVDALRALGAEISYGGQEGYPPLRIGTGRLRAQGPVRMPGAVSSQFLTAMLLAAPIYTNTVGEPLVIEIVGDLISKPYIEITLNLMARYGVVVERDGWSRFTVPASSSYRSPGRIAVEGDASSASYFLALGAVGEGPVRVQGVGRDSIQGDVAFTQTLEAMGVHIEFGGDWMESRGICVARGEKLRAFDADFNLIPDAAMTAAALALFADGPCRLRNIGSWRVKETDRIHAMQTELAKLGAGVASGPDWLEVTPPAADGWRDAEIGTWDDHRMAMSMSLAAFGPAKVRILDPGCVSKTFPTYFDVYAELVGGEELV; from the coding sequence ATGAGCGGACCTTCTTTTCTCGACCTGCCGCGCGCGACCCGGGCCCGGGGCACGGTGACCCTGCCCGGATCCAAGAGCATTTCCAATCGGGTACTGCTGCTGGCGGCGCTGGCCGATGGCACGACCAACATCACCGGACTGCTGGATTCCGACGACACGCGTGTCATGCTGGCGGCCTTGGCGGCGCTGGGTGTGACGCTGGACGAACAGGGTGATGGCCGCGTCACTGTGCGCGGCGCGGAACGCTTCCGGCAGCCCGCGGCCGAACTGTTTCTCGGCAATGCCGGCACCGCCGTGCGGCCGCTGACGGCCGCGCTCGCGCTCATGGGCGGCGACTACGGCGTTTCCGGCGTGCCGCGCATGCACGAACGCCCCATCGGCGACCTCGTGGACGCCCTGCGCGCGCTGGGCGCCGAAATCAGCTACGGCGGGCAGGAAGGCTATCCGCCCTTGCGCATCGGCACCGGCAGGCTGCGGGCACAGGGACCGGTGCGCATGCCGGGCGCGGTCTCCAGCCAGTTCCTGACGGCGATGCTGCTGGCCGCGCCCATCTACACCAACACGGTGGGCGAGCCGCTGGTCATCGAGATCGTCGGCGACCTGATTTCCAAGCCGTATATCGAAATCACCCTGAACCTGATGGCGCGCTATGGGGTGGTTGTTGAGCGTGATGGCTGGTCGCGTTTCACCGTGCCCGCAAGCTCCTCCTACCGCAGTCCCGGCCGCATCGCCGTCGAAGGCGATGCGTCGTCCGCCTCCTATTTCCTGGCGCTGGGCGCCGTGGGCGAAGGCCCCGTCAGGGTGCAGGGCGTGGGGCGCGACAGTATCCAGGGCGACGTGGCCTTCACCCAGACCCTGGAAGCCATGGGCGTGCACATCGAATTCGGCGGCGATTGGATGGAATCGCGAGGTATCTGCGTGGCGCGCGGCGAAAAACTGCGCGCCTTCGACGCCGACTTTAACCTGATCCCGGATGCCGCCATGACGGCCGCCGCATTGGCCCTTTTCGCCGATGGGCCCTGCCGCTTGCGCAATATCGGCAGCTGGCGCGTCAAGGAAACCGACCGCATTCACGCCATGCAGACCGAACTGGCCAAACTGGGCGCCGGCGTGGCGTCCGGGCCGGACTGGCTGGAAGTCACGCCGCCCGCGGCGGACGGCTGGCGCGATGCCGAAATTGGCACCTGGGACGACCACCGCATGGCCATGTCCATGTCCCTGGCGGCGTTCGGGCCGGCCAAGGTGCGCATCCTGGATCCCGGCTGCGTCAGCAAGACCTTTCCGACGTATTTCGACGTTTACGCCGAGCTGGTCGGCGGCGAGGAGCTGGTATGA
- a CDS encoding prephenate dehydrogenase, translated as MTAAHGGTASAPILVLAVVGVGLIGGSFAAALRRAGQVGQVLGVGRNGPTLQRARELGLIDEAVDAAQAAARADLIMLAAPVGSFGAILADMRDHLKPGAIITDGGSTKAQVVQAARAALGARAGCFVPGHPIAGGEKVGPDAADAGLYTGRNVILTPLPENRAEDVARVRAAWEACGARVLEMDADTHDQVLASVSHMPHFLAAVYVAQVARSADSAQRLAVAGSGFRDFTRIAAGSAEMWRDIFLSNRSAMMAELGQVRAVLDEAERALAAEDGAALEQLLEEAARCRRGWKAGH; from the coding sequence ATGACGGCGGCGCATGGGGGGACGGCATCGGCGCCGATACTGGTCCTTGCCGTCGTGGGCGTCGGTCTGATCGGCGGCTCTTTCGCCGCCGCGTTGCGCCGCGCGGGGCAGGTCGGCCAGGTGCTGGGCGTGGGCCGCAATGGCCCGACGCTTCAGCGTGCCCGCGAGCTGGGCCTGATCGACGAAGCGGTCGACGCCGCCCAAGCCGCGGCGCGCGCCGATCTGATCATGCTGGCCGCGCCGGTAGGCAGTTTTGGCGCCATCCTGGCCGATATGCGGGATCACCTGAAGCCGGGCGCCATCATCACTGACGGCGGCAGCACCAAGGCGCAGGTCGTGCAGGCCGCGCGCGCGGCGCTGGGCGCGCGCGCCGGATGTTTCGTGCCGGGCCATCCCATCGCGGGCGGTGAAAAAGTCGGGCCTGACGCGGCGGACGCGGGTCTTTATACTGGGCGCAACGTGATCCTGACGCCCTTGCCGGAGAACCGGGCGGAAGATGTCGCCCGCGTACGCGCCGCCTGGGAAGCCTGTGGCGCACGCGTGCTGGAAATGGACGCGGACACGCACGATCAGGTCCTGGCGTCGGTCAGCCATATGCCGCATTTCCTGGCTGCCGTGTACGTGGCGCAGGTGGCGCGCAGCGCGGACAGCGCGCAGCGGCTGGCGGTCGCGGGCAGCGGGTTCCGGGATTTCACCCGCATCGCCGCCGGCTCGGCGGAAATGTGGCGTGATATTTTTCTTTCCAACCGGTCCGCGATGATGGCGGAACTGGGGCAGGTGAGGGCGGTGCTCGACGAAGCCGAACGCGCCCTGGCCGCGGAAGACGGCGCCGCGCTGGAGCAGCTGCTGGAAGAAGCCGCGCGCTGCAGGCGTGGCTGGAAAGCGGGACATTGA
- the hisC gene encoding histidinol-phosphate transaminase, whose protein sequence is MTDTNNTLAAPAHVSAIAPYQAGKPIEELAREFGLDPASIIKLASNENPLGMPESARKAMLAAATSLARYPDPNGFELKSTLSRLYGVPMEWITLGNGSNDILELVALALLEKGASAVYSQHAFVVYRLATQARGARHIMVPARDYGHDLDAMLEAIADDTRVVFIANPNNPTGTFVPAPRIQAFLEQVRARHGQRVVVVLDEAYNEYLDPEQRFDSVAWVREFPNLIVSRTLSKAYGLAGLRVGFGTAQPALTDLLNRVRQPFNVNTLAQAAAIAALQDKEFLARAYQLNKEGKAQLCQAFDALKLQYVPSYGNFVLVRVGDAARINLELLKRGVIVRPVAGDGLPEWLRITIGLPHENTRFIEALTEILRAP, encoded by the coding sequence ATGACAGACACCAACAACACCCTCGCAGCACCCGCCCACGTAAGCGCCATCGCGCCTTATCAAGCCGGCAAGCCCATCGAAGAGCTCGCGCGCGAGTTCGGCCTGGATCCAGCCAGCATCATCAAACTGGCTTCCAATGAGAACCCGCTGGGCATGCCGGAATCGGCGCGCAAGGCGATGCTCGCGGCCGCGACCTCGCTGGCCCGTTATCCGGATCCCAATGGCTTCGAACTGAAATCGACGCTGTCCCGCCTGTACGGCGTGCCGATGGAGTGGATCACGCTGGGCAACGGGTCCAACGATATCCTGGAACTGGTGGCGCTGGCCTTGCTGGAAAAGGGCGCGTCGGCGGTCTATTCACAGCACGCGTTCGTCGTGTATCGCCTGGCCACCCAGGCGCGCGGCGCACGCCACATCATGGTGCCGGCACGCGATTACGGGCATGACCTGGACGCCATGCTGGAGGCCATCGCCGACGACACGCGCGTGGTGTTCATCGCCAATCCGAACAACCCCACCGGCACCTTCGTGCCGGCGCCGCGCATCCAGGCGTTCCTGGAGCAGGTGCGCGCGCGCCACGGGCAGCGTGTCGTGGTGGTCCTGGACGAGGCCTACAACGAGTACCTGGATCCCGAGCAACGCTTCGACAGCGTGGCCTGGGTGCGCGAATTTCCCAACCTGATCGTGTCGCGCACGCTGTCCAAGGCCTACGGCCTGGCCGGCCTGCGGGTGGGCTTCGGCACCGCGCAGCCCGCGCTGACCGACCTGCTCAACCGTGTGCGGCAGCCTTTCAACGTCAATACGCTGGCCCAGGCGGCCGCCATCGCCGCGCTGCAGGACAAGGAATTCCTGGCGCGCGCCTACCAGCTCAACAAGGAAGGCAAGGCGCAGCTCTGCCAGGCCTTCGACGCGCTGAAGCTGCAATACGTCCCCAGCTACGGCAATTTCGTGCTGGTGCGGGTTGGCGACGCGGCGCGCATCAATCTGGAATTGCTCAAGCGCGGCGTAATCGTGCGTCCGGTGGCCGGCGACGGCCTGCCCGAATGGCTGCGGATCACGATCGGCCTGCCGCACGAGAATACCCGTTTCATCGAAGCGCTCACCGAAATCCTGCGGGCGCCATGA
- the pheA gene encoding prephenate dehydratase, with the protein MADSLAEKLRPLRERIDALDAQILDLLTQRARAAMEVGAVKHAENADGPVLRPDREAEVVRRLQQLNAGPIPREAVAAVWTEIISACRGLERGLTLAYLGPEGSYSEQAALEHFGHAVNRLPCPSFDEVFRALEAGQADVGMVPVENSTEGAVNRTLDLLLNTSLTVMGERSLVIRHCLMSQSGTLDGVKAVMAHPQALAQCQVWLGRNCPELARAAASSNAEAARVAAQDPTVAAIAGESAADTWGLRVVSAGIQDDPHNRTRFLALGSIPSQPTGNDKTSLIMAVPNRAGAVYDMLAPLAENKVSMTRFESRPARTGQWEYYFYVDVLGHAQDPHVARAFDALRAQVAYFKLLGSYPAQ; encoded by the coding sequence ATGGCTGATTCCCTTGCTGAAAAGCTGCGGCCCTTGCGTGAGCGCATCGATGCCCTGGACGCGCAAATCCTCGACCTGCTGACGCAGCGCGCCCGCGCCGCGATGGAGGTGGGCGCGGTCAAGCATGCCGAAAACGCCGACGGGCCGGTGCTGCGCCCGGATCGTGAAGCGGAAGTCGTCCGGCGCTTGCAGCAATTGAATGCCGGTCCCATCCCGCGCGAAGCCGTCGCGGCGGTGTGGACGGAAATCATTTCCGCCTGCCGTGGCCTGGAGCGCGGCCTGACCCTGGCCTATCTGGGGCCGGAAGGCTCCTATTCCGAGCAGGCGGCGCTCGAACATTTCGGCCACGCGGTGAACCGCCTGCCCTGTCCGTCCTTCGATGAAGTCTTCCGCGCGCTCGAAGCCGGCCAGGCCGACGTCGGCATGGTTCCCGTGGAAAACTCCACGGAAGGCGCCGTCAACCGTACGCTGGACCTGCTGCTGAACACGTCCTTGACGGTGATGGGCGAGCGATCGCTGGTGATCCGCCATTGCCTGATGTCGCAAAGCGGCACCCTGGATGGCGTGAAGGCGGTGATGGCGCACCCGCAGGCGCTGGCGCAGTGCCAGGTCTGGCTGGGCCGCAATTGCCCCGAACTGGCGCGCGCCGCGGCATCCAGCAACGCCGAAGCGGCGCGCGTGGCCGCGCAGGATCCCACCGTGGCCGCGATCGCCGGCGAATCGGCGGCGGATACCTGGGGGCTGCGCGTCGTCAGCGCCGGAATCCAGGACGATCCGCACAACCGGACCCGCTTCCTGGCATTGGGCTCGATTCCCAGCCAGCCTACCGGCAACGACAAGACCAGCCTGATCATGGCGGTACCTAATCGCGCCGGCGCGGTGTACGACATGCTGGCGCCGCTGGCCGAGAACAAAGTGTCCATGACGCGCTTCGAATCGCGTCCGGCCCGTACCGGCCAGTGGGAATACTATTTCTACGTGGACGTCCTTGGCCACGCGCAGGACCCGCATGTCGCGCGCGCCTTCGACGCGCTGCGCGCGCAAGTGGCTTACTTCAAACTTCTCGGTTCCTATCCCGCGCAATAA